The genomic segment TGTGTAACGTAGGCAAGGGagggcattgccttcccaaaactgccaACACTCCCTGGCCGCTCGGGAGGAGTGGGGCTCCAGCGGGGCAGGCCCGGCCCTCCAGGTGGCCAGGAAGGATCAGACGGGTTGGGGTGTGCTTGGTTccatggatgggagggggaaatACTGTGAAGGTGCAGGGCCTCGGCATGGAAGGGACGGGGCCTCAGGGTGgaaggtcccgtccagcccttggattcaatgattctatgagcaAGGAAAAGAAAGCGGAGATGCCCCAAGACACCCCCGACTCTCTCTGCCCCGCTGCATTCCTGGCACCTTCAGGGCGAAGGAAGCAGCACTggacttggggtggggaggaaagggggcagaTATGGGAGCTGAGCTAAGAGTTTGGCCAGTGACGTGCTGAAGCTTGTGCTGAGTAACCCTGGCCTGGTGTCTAACGGAGATTGTTTTATTCGGTGCTGTTTCTTCTGCTAGTCATTTCCAACCTCTACAGCTTCTCATTTACCTCTTTGTAGCTAATTAATTTGTTTGCAGAAGCTGGGGTGGTGGAACAGACGTGCCTGGGAGACTCCACTTGAGGTGATAAGACGGGCATATACCAAGTCTGGTTGTGGCAGACTTCATATCTGCTTTTGCTGTCTTTGCAGGAGTTGGGCAAGGCAGGAAACATACTCCTTTGTTAGCACCTGCACCTAGGGTGTACATCACCATGTGTTCTGACCAAGGCTGGTGAGAACCAGTGGACATAGACATGGCCAGCTGCAGTCGCACACACCCTCAGGGTGTGGTGTGCTTGTTGGCGGCGAGCAGTCGTGGGTGGGTGCTCCTTTTTGCAGGTCATTGGAAGGCACctaaggctgcagggctggggtgggtagTGCCATTAGGTACACAGGCCCGGATAGGATGTGGGGGGTGTCacagtgctgtgggtgggggcaggactgCACACAGGAAATGAGTCACCTCTGCCAAAGATGAACATGGGGATTTTTCAGTTTCTCTCTCATGTCAGAGCGTACGGCTAAGCACAAGTGCAGGCCTCCCAGGCTCAGCGTCCTACCCCTGAACGCCTTCCAATCACCATAACCAGCCGCTCCAcgccctgggagggggcacacCGGGATGGGAAGAGGCGGGGAGGGAGagtttggggcagggaaggagccaggggcagggcctggggcggaGCAGGGGTTAAGCCTCTGGCTTGAACTGAGGAAGTTGGTGCTTCCACCCCTGAGCCCGTCTATAAAAGGAGGAGTCACGCTCACGACAGATAGTTTGTGCGTCTTGTCCTATTCACAGATCTGCCTCCTGCTCCACTCCGAGCAAACGCTACCCATTCTGCTACCTCCGAGGAGACTTTGGTAAGTGACACCCTTCTGGTCTATGGCTGCTCTCACTGCTATGCCTTGCTGCCTTCCCAGGGATCCTGGTTCCTAGCCCATAAGAATGCAAACAAAGGCAAGAGCCAGCGGCAAGGGGGGTAGCTGAAGGAGAGAACCACTGTGGTGGTTTGATcataagaacatcagaacggCCAGagcaggtcagaccaaaggcccatctcacccagtgtcctgtctgctgacagcaaCCACCACCAGATCCTTgaagagagtgaacagaacagggaatcagcaAGTGGTTCCTCCCTGGTCACCCATTGTCAGCTTCCAGTAAACAGAGCCTGGGACCCCATCCCTGCCAATAGCCAATGATGGACCTGAGCCCCAGGAGTATATCTGGCTCTTTTCTGacctctgttaaagtcctggtcttcacagcctcctccagtcACCTGTCCTTGGTAGGaactgtggaagaagtaaattatcTGCCTCCTGCTTTTCGTCAGGGTGCCCACAGCGAGGTTTTGGGTTTCagttggaggtgcacatccactcCTTTGTATACAGGTTCTTTGTTAGCTAGCAAACCCCTATGGCTGCATCCCCCCATGCAACACAGGAAGGCTGCTGCATTCGTAGGGGTTAAACTCCAGAGAAAGCCCCGAATGGTAAAGTCTGtggagcagggatcagcaacccccggcacaggagctgattttcatcggcacttgaagcaggagctcagccccccatgcagccgggagtttgctcaaaaccaggctgcctggggattaacaaaagcccagcttaTGCTACCAACCTCACCTCCGTGgtgaagctctgcagcttcatttgtttcttaatgaagCTGTAGAAAGTaatcagtgacttttaaaagtgccaccggcacttggactgcaCATAGACGTCcaaaggccaaatttcagcccCCCGCTGGGGAAGTTTGTGACCCGTGAGGAGACCGTACAGAGGCAGCAGAGTGCAAGGAACGTTTTCTCTTCCTCAGCCAACAAGGAGTTTACTCAGACGCAGAGAATTTACAACTAAACTGGAGCACAGAGGAAATGCAATCGACCGTATCACCCCAAACAGCTCTTCGAACTCGTTACCTGGGAATCCTGTTGTCCCCCggcgtggggtgggggaacagagGTGGAAAGCTGTTTACTGTCTGGCTACTTGCCTGTTATGCAGTAGTTCATCTTTCTGGCTTAATGTCAACACCTTTAGCTCCCctgaggcttggtctgcactagagcTCACAGTCGATTGCAGATACCCACTTCCAGCTAACGCAATTATGTAGTTAGACACAACATACCTGCAATCAACTGTAAGATCTCTCCTCTCTGAggcaggttgatgggagtgtttttcCCAGCCACCTTCCTTACTCCTGGCGAGAGATTGAGTTCGCGCGTCCTTCCCAGGCCCCGGGGGTGGGGAAGCTACTTGTGCAGGGCAtcgaaagtgggtcttacccacaaaagccccTGACCTgctaaatgtgttagtctttatggtgccacagcactgctgcttgTTTCTGTAACAGtttcccctctgcagccaggcaagGCGGccaagggtgcagggcaggggtgggtggtgcCATTAGGTGAAGTACATGGGTCTGGACTGTACCCTGGGATGTCACAGCAccaggggtggagggcagcctgcgTGACAGGAATAGCCTTAGATTGGCTGATCCCCAAGGAAAAGTGGGCCCAGAAACAGCCTGGAAACAATTAGGCTGGACCAGATCCTTGCAAAGATGGAGAGAGCATGGCCGGCAGCTGGGCTTCTTCAGCCTTGACATAACCTTGAAGAATGACTGTGTCTCTTTAAGACACGATCCCGTCAGGAAGGAGAAAATTTTCTGCCCTGGTTAGGAACACAGGAAAGATCTGCCAAGCTCAAATTATCTCCCTGTCTGTAAGCATGTCCCTGGGTCTATGAGCTGGGGTGCTGTTTAAGATTCCTGGGGTGGGTGGTTGGGGGAAGGGTAGAAACTTTATCCACGATATTGAAACTGTAAACAGGGATATTTTCTACTGCTCCATCGTCCACTTTCACTTGCCAAATTAGCCAGCCGTTGCTCGATCTATTGAAGCACAACCCTTTTGTACTCACGTGCTACCTAACAGCCCTTGCAAAGAAATCTGTTCTTTATTTGTACAGACACCCCCTGAagctcttcccctttcatgtaaatgatctgtaaagaacaTGCTCCTGCTTCCACATGCCCTATATCAACATTTCTGTTTCTTTAACACTACGGTCTACACCCTTCAAAAGAACAGCTCTCTGCAGTAGACGTGAATGATGTGTGTGAGCAGCACAGATCTATAACCAACACGTTTTGGCAGCCAAATCTCACCAGTTAGTCAGAGTTCTGTTCACGGGAGGGTTTTATGAGCAGCTACGATAAATGCAAAGAGTTAAGCTGAAGGGGGTTCTTGGTGCGTTGCTGTAAGGGTGGGCCAGCAAATCTCATCTCCCCGAGATTCACTGGTTGTACGTGACTTTGTGAGACTCCACCATCCCCAGGAAGGTTAAACAGTCAGTACAACTGGGGAGCAGAGTATTTATCCTCTGGTAGTGGAGATCCAGCAGAAAGCTGCAAAAGAGCAGCTCGAGGGGAGGAGTTGAGGAGCTGCGTCGCCTCAGAAGGTATCTGGGAAAAGGGCCCTAGAAAACTGACCCACTCTGGGGAGATGTTCAGAGAGGGTGGGTTTTTCCCTGCCCTGGCCTATTGTTGACAGAGCCATTGTTGACTGAGGAACGACTCCCACCGACAGAAGCAACAGGCTATAAGAGCACGtgggacagtgttccctgtaagctgagtgcttgggcggccgccaaggagagatgcaggtgccatccagctgagcacccccagccagtggTGTGTGATTCTatttggtggtgtacatctgcacattacctggtgcacataaaatttattctgctcatgtcaCCATGGGAAGCTAGGGCAGATCATTCTGAAATCTCCAGCAGGAATATCCTGACCTAAGTCCCAACTTCTCCCCGCAACTcgtcaacacacacacacacactcttccccTCAGCCTGTCTGTTTCAGGAAAATGAACTTGAAAAAAAGGGCTGCAGAAGATCCCAACCCTGCAATCAACTCCACCAGATACACCTGTGTTCCTActggctgaacacaaaatagctgctcagggagggcaggaaggagaagagggagccacatggctcctggctattgaggggtgtggggagagaacTAAGCAATGGAAGCAGCTGGCAACGTTCTCACTTCCAACAGGTGAAGCACACGAGCAagcagctcccagctgtatgaaactccagcccttccctgccctccctaaATGCCACCTTTGCCCATGAGAGCAGcctgttttgttttcctctgctgagggagcagcctgtttcATTCTGCTTTTTTTGATCTTATGTTTTATTATTCTGGAGAGTCAGAAGTAAGTTGTGCTATTCTGCAACCTTCCAGCAGAAGGATTTGATATTTGTTTCCATCTTTTCCAAGGGATTGCTGGGACCATATCAACCACAAAAGGTTCAGACTGTGGCTACCCCAGAACTGTGGAAAATGGCTCTGTTGTTCCACCACTCCGTGAATGGCTCCTGCATGTGCAACCTCTCTTCTGCTCTCATTTCAGCCCATCTCTAATAAGTCCCTGAGCTACTGTTCCCCATCACCATGAAGGCTTCTCTTGCCATCTTCATCCTTGCAGCTCTCCTGGCTACGGGTGAGTCAAGGATTTTTTGCCTACGGGGTTTGAAGTTCTGACTTCTCCAATGTCACAAAAGCCCAGCACACCTGTTGTATGAAATGGGTAATTAAAGAGCTGGTGACTGGCAGCAGCAtgatggtgggggcgggggagggctgaGCGAAACAGATGTCTCCTGCTTCTGTGTAAGAAGTGAAACGGTTCTGAAGCTGGGAATCGATGAATCACTGAAAACTTGCTGTGACTAGTTTCCCAGCAGAGCCACACCCAGAAGAAGTAACTTTGGAACACGGGTCTTGCACTCCATATTTGCCTGAAAGGAGACAGATTTCCATCTGCAGAGTGGGCGAGACACTAGGAACTGGCGTTCTGTCCAATCCCTGATGGGGGGGGTCTGATGCTGTAGCCCACTGGAGTTAGTGGGGCCACTCCCCAGCTAGGGTGACCCAAACCCAGGGGAGGGAGAAATCCCAGTGGCTCATGTCCTGTCTCCCTCTCTAGGGGCCTGTCTGCAGTGTCAGGTTTGCAGTAATACCGGAACCAGCTGCACAGGCGATGTGCAGACCTGTGCCGCTGGCAACGCCTTTTGTGCTTCTACTCTGACAGAAGTGAGAACACGTAAGTGAGATGGACCCTAACCTGACTGACACAAATGTGGCAAAGTTCCGGCCACGTCCCATGGGTCCTGTGCTTCTAGACAGTGATTGTCTGCCTCAGAAGCTCACTGTGACCCTCCACGCTGCCTCTTTCTAGAGGCCAGGGTCACAGCTTACCGAGCCAGCCTCATCACTGTGAAACCCCTCAGTAATCCTGCCCCCGCTTTCCCACAGCAGACTTTGTGTGGTCTGGGGAGGGTCAGGGGGAGCCTAAGCCCACCCTCTACTCTGGGATTCTGGCCTAGGGACTCTGGAAGTGGCAACTGATGGGGTTTCTCCCCTCGCCCCAATACAACAGCCTTTTCCCTGGGCCAGTTCCTCAAACACTCTGTATGAGGGTGTGGTGACAGAAGACCCCCTTGAGAAGTTTCCTAATGTTCccatcatgccactgacacccatctTCTTGATCTCTGGAGTTCCCCACCGCTCGGTCCTGCTAAGCccgatcctctggtctcccccagccaaggcacactTGGGGTTATCACCCCCAGGAGAACAGAGCACTGTTCAACCACAGCTTTGGGTAGATGCAGTTCTAGAGCAGAGCACCCCGGCAATTGACCCCCAGCAGGGATCAAACCCCCAATAAATCCACCTCTCTCTCTGGAAAAGATTTACATAGGGAAGGCTCATTATGAAAGCCCctctatcaatgaaagggagatctAACactttacactgggcttgattagaAACACGGGAGTTTTTATTAGGCAAAATAGTAGGATTGAAATGGTTCTAagaaaacagtcagatcaaagtgagttacccaatcaaacaaaagaaaacacatcGCTCTCCCTTGGGGAgtgaattccattgttctctgtggtcgtgtctacactatcccaaaacttcgtaatggccatgcaaatggccattttgaagtttactaatgaagcgctgaaatacatattcagcacctcattagaatgccggcggctgcggcactttggaattgatgcagcttgtccagacgggactcctttttacCAGGTTACCTATCTGCTGATACCCAGATCTGTGGCTGAAGagctgctgttaggaataaggggattttgaagttagtggggtccttttgaaaaggagccccgtctggacgagccgcatggtggtgagctgcagcaatttcaaagtgccgcggccaccagcattctaatgaggcgctgaatatgcatttcagcgcttcattagtaaacttcgaaatggccatttgcatggctattttgaagttttgggatagcgtagacatagcccgtgTGTAAAAGGAGACTCCAAGATGGAAGGCGTCACACAAGTGAATCACCTGTACCTGTCCCTCTTAGAACATCAGCCATTGCCTCCTCACTGGGCTGAAAGTAGACtgcaaagttcttcagatgtggattgaCATCCATTAAAGGCCCTTTGCTGGtctgaggtcttcacagagacaaacatttggaatgAAAACATGGAGACAACCCTTACAACTGCAGCtacaaaaatgacacatgcaCAACAACAGGATTTACCGACCCAGCAGGTTGTAACATTAAAAAAGATAGGTTACCAGCCACATTTTCTCCCAAACATTTTTgagcatatttatattcataacccattgtCTATAAAGTTTGGGGGCCCTTCACATGCTCCCCTGCACCCTTCTAGTATCTGAGAGAATCTTTTCTCATTCAGCACATGCACTTTGTCCTCAGGTCTCCAGCAACCACACATCCTCCTCTCAGTCCTTCGCTCTTCTCCTTCCCTCACCTTTacctgaggggaagccttttAAAGTAGCCCAGCAAGCACCAGTTGGCTGCAGATACCTGAGTAGTCACCTTCTTCTGGCTAGCTCTTAATTAGTTTCTGTTGCTTGCCTTGTGGCAGCCGTCTCTGGCAGTTTACTCAGGAAACAGAAACCCATTCACCTAGCACCTGTATGTCTGTCCTCCACTGAACTCCTGTGGCGAGCTGCTGTGGGTCTGTCACATAGAGGACAGGTTGTGGAGCTAGAACTCCTGGGTCCTCTCCtagtcccagctgtgggaagacaGTTGGGTGGATGGGTCTAGCCAGGGGGTGACAGTGAGCCAGGATGTCTGCGTTCTCTGCCATTCTGGATGAAGTAGCTCCTGGAAGAGGATTGAGGATCAACACTTCAATGCCGAATGCCCAGGGCTCTCCACGGAGCCTGGGTgatgggactggactccccatACAGTGCATGGAGAGTGGGAGATGCCTAGCACGGGAACCACAAGTGTGGTGTATTTGAAGCCCCTTTCCCCTGAGTTCAGCATCTGTGACCCAGAAACACGGAGCAGCCAGGAGCCTCTTGCTGGGAGTCCGGCTTCTAAACCACGTCAGCGCTtccctggtgggtggggtgagctATGCTAAGACCACAGTGGCTGGAGCTTCAGACATAGAAGAGCCAGTTGCAAACTTCTCTCTCCTTCCGCTGGACTGTGGAGCTTCTCATCTTGCAGCTCCTTGGCTCATTTTGCTAACATTGTTTTGCAAACGTTTTATCCATTTACacattcccagctgctgggaattctggggtggagggtggttCAGACCAGACTTATTCAGTGACAGTAGGTGCTCAGCTGCAATGAGGTTCATCTTTCTAACCATTAAAGCATAAACTGTCAACAGCGTGTGGCCAGTATTGCAGCATGAATAGCCTTAAATCAAACCCGCATATGTTCGACagcagcatttctgctgctttgccagcCTGTGCCTTTCTCTGTTGCAAGGAAATTCCATGAGTGAGTGTTTGGTGAAACTGACCTTTTTAAACATGTGCAGGTTGAGCCCGTGGAATCCATCACTCTCTCGcccagtaacatccataatccaacacgATCTTAGCTGGATATTTACccatcatggatgtggccaagtttcccacagctccataaagtttgtttccagccaccagccctggctctcagtgttctgaaaaCAGCCCATTTATTCCAGCCAAGCGTCCTCCCTTTTAACCCATTACTGAGCTGCTAGAGAACCGGCCCTCTTATCCCGGTGCTGCTTAAACGCCTTTGGGGAGGAACCTTCTCCGAGGATCCGTAAAAGTCTGAGGGCCTCGCACCTACTTGCTCAGCTTTGCCCACCTCAAACTATTCTCATAGCGGGGCAAGGGATGAGCCAGCCTGGTTTTTCCCACACTCCTCTGGGGGTTGGATATTTCTGTCCTTTTCTACCAGTTTCCCTGGCCCTGAAGTGAGGCTGGTCAGCTTGTAATTGCGAGGTCACCTCAGGCACCTTTTAGAAAAATCCCCCTGGCATTAGCTACACACTAGTCCGGGGTGGGCGATAATTTTCGCaaaggggccactccacaaattttggcaCTGGTCGCAGGCCGACTCTTGGCCCCACTgaaaggggcggagcctcaggcagaaggggtggggctgggggctacagagagagacgGGGGGGGTGAGCATGAAAGACAAACTGTGTGggagagacagactttgtgacagagactgagtgtgtgctgcagggtGTATGTGAGAGTGGCTGTGTGTATGGCACAGAGGTGAGGGTGTGGGACAGTGACCCAGTGtgtgcgctggctgctgctgggtaagatTCTGTGAGAAGCTGCCCTCTGTCTCTGTAAGGGGAATCTGTGTCTCCCcgtcccctgctctgcactctgcAGGGAGTCACTGGCCATCCAGGCTTccgactggagcagctccactgtgtgtctccctctgccCGATCTCTGCTCTGCACGGAGGGAGCACGGGCAGGGGAACACGCTGATTTTAGCATgactcccctcactcttctcctcctCTACACGGCGAGCAGGAGACTCCCAGGAGCAGATCGGCAGCTGAGGGaacaaggtgggaggaggaggcgctgaacacatgctgccggctgtaaGTGTGCATgctctgctcaccagctgggcgggctggagagaaaggcaCGGTGGGGCCTATGCAGGCCTGGGAGCTGGTTTGGCCCAATAATTGCACTGGTCTTCCAGGGCAAAGGCTGGTTTAAGCAGTAGGATACGTACCCCGGGAACAGCTCAGTGATTTCCcattgagttccttcagaacttccTTCCGCCTCCCTGGGGTCTAGTTTCCCCCTGGGCAGTGCCAGGGTAACAGCGCCTGGCTGTGCCCGTGCAGAGGTGAGGGGTTGGGAGTGGATGGAGGATCAATATGTCTTCTCCTGTGCAGTGGGAACGACAACCCCAATCACGTTAAAGAAGTGTGCAACATCTGCTGACTGCCAAGCCAGCCCCATCAGCATCAATTTTGGAAATGGAAACTCAGCGAGGTCGATTATTGCCTGCTGCACGGGAGACGGCTGCAGCCCGGCCCCCATTACAAGTACATCAccatctctgcctctcctcccccatcccgCGGTGCCTCCTGCTGCTTCGAACCTACCCCGTGTTAATATCCCGGGCCTgagcctcctgccctgcagggggcgccCCTTGAACGACACAGAGCCCCTGGGTGGGTGGGGTTTAGTGGTGTGAATCTAGGTGAGTCCCCTGCGGGTGGGATcccgggctccctgctgcagccctctgcCCCGCTGCCTCCTGGATCCCCTGagctgcagcgccccctgcaggggtacccagggctcagctgtgctgcccccagctgatgcccctgccccaacacctcCTGAGCTTCATCCCTCAGCTGACTGCGTTTGCTCTGCTCCTTCCCAGTGCCTGCGCCTGACACCAAACCCAATGGCCAGCGGTGCCCAGTCTGCAGCGCTGTGAGTCCTGGTCCATGCAATGAAATGTTCATCAATTGTACCGGATCAGATACCCAATGCATCGAGATGACTGTGACTGTAACAAGTGGTAATGGCCGTTCTTCTAGTCTGGGTTTATTTTCCCGTTGTTTGGCTCGATCACACTTCAGGGTAAATGCACCCGTGTTCCCCCGCTGCTCTTATTCCAAACACCAGCTCCGGTGGTTTCCCCTCTGTTTGCTGAGTTTGAACTGTACGCTCTGTGTTGTAGGGGCCAGTTCAGGATTTGGAGCCCCGGTGTGTCAGATTCTGCACAGATACCTGCCCGGGCCCAGAGGCACTGAACAAGCTTATAGTGACAGCCCTTCCTCCCACCAGCCTGTGATTTAAACAGAGCAAAAAAGAATATTCTCCCCATCTCACAcctggggaaatggaggcacagagtcAGGAGGAGCCCAAGGGCACACAGGAAATCGGTGGCGGAGTTGATAATTGAACCTACTTTGCTGACTCCCATTGTGGTGCCCTAATTCTCCAGAAAACCTCGTAgagacaccccttcccctgcttccctccttccccagcagtgAGCTGCTGCTTTGCTAGATGACTGGTAGGGCTAAGAGAGGCCTGACCCACTCTGCATGAGCTCCAGCCTGGAGGTGCCGGTGAGTTGTTTAAGGAGGCAGAGTGCGTCTGTATCAAGCATAGCAGAAGGGGGAGACCATCCAGGGTGAgtgaggctgtggggaggggaacagcTGGGGAGACAGAGGCAGTGAGTGCCCTGGGTGGGGCtctgaggagcagaggagaggcagggaggCCATCGTATCCCAAACCAGCCCAGGTGTGGAACTGTTCCCTGACCCTCACCCACGTTTCCTTCCCGCGCAGGTGGCGCAACCGTCTCCTCCACCCTGAAGGGCTGCGCTAACGAGGTCGCCTGTGCGCAGGGAGAAGCAGTTGCAAGCAGCTTCGCAGGGGTCGGTGGAACGGCGACTCTGAAATGCAAAGCGCCGGGTACAGCTCCAGGACTTGCCGGGCTCCTCGGCCCAGCCCTGGCCGGGCTCCTCTTGCTGAAGTTCTCCTTCTGATTTCGCATCCTACCCAATGGCCAGGCCGCACTCAAGGACACCCTGGCCCTGGTACCTGCCCCTCTCGGCAGCCGCTCTCCCTTCCAGGGGTTCCTGGCTGCATTCGTGTCCCCTTTATAGTATTGTGCTACAACGAACCAAACTCGTCAAAGGGGTTTGCTTTATTTCGATGGGCAGAATTCTAACGGAAGTAGGTGGGGACTCCCAGACATTCCTGCATCTTAGAGCGACCCCCGAGTGGTGGACTCTGGGGGACATTTCTCAGTGGTGAATCTTTTTCTATCGAGGCTTGGCCAAATTTCAGGTTTTTACATCAGTGGAGAATAGTCGCATTTCCTTTAAGAATTTTTCATGATTTGATCCATTTAAATTTTCATGCTTGTGGGAAATGATGGTGGGCAAAAATGATCATAGCAAATCAGATTTAAATATATAACAAAGTGACAatcaattattgtttttaaattaaatatcctccaataatgttattaatcaATGTCCGGAAATC from the Carettochelys insculpta isolate YL-2023 chromosome 30, ASM3395843v1, whole genome shotgun sequence genome contains:
- the LOC142003771 gene encoding phospholipase A2 inhibitor gamma subunit B-like — encoded protein: MKASLAIFILAALLATGACLQCQVCSNTGTSCTGDVQTCAAGNAFCASTLTEVRTLGTTTPITLKKCATSADCQASPISINFGNGNSARSIIACCTGDGCSPAPITMPAPDTKPNGQRCPVCSAVSPGPCNEMFINCTGSDTQCIEMTVTVTSGGATVSSTLKGCANEVACAQGEAVASSFAGVGGTATLKCKAPGTAPGLAGLLGPALAGLLLLKFSF